In the genome of Thermoanaerobaculum aquaticum, the window CCTTAGGGGGGCTCTCCCCGGAAGGGGTGCACATCCCGGCGTTTGCCTCCAGCGTCATGGTTTTGGCGGTTCCGGGGAGCGAGGTGGGGCTTTCCCCTGGAAGCAACTTCCAGTTTTGGGCTGTGACCAGCGATTCCTTTGGGGAAGCCACCCGCACGCCGGTAATCCCGGCGCGGGTGGGGGGAAATGCGGTGAGCTTTCCCGGTATTACCGGCGTGGCCGCGCTGCCGGCGGCCCCGGGGCAGGTGTTGTCGCTTTCCTTGAGCTCCAACACCGCGGCACGGGTGCTCTTGCTCTTCCCCCACAACCGCAGTAGCCTGCAAATGCAAGTGGTGCCTGTGGGCAAAGGCCAGCCGGCGCGGCATCTCTCCCGCCGGCAGTAAAGGAGGTGGCCATGGCTTCCAAAAGCCCTGCAGCTCTGCTATTTGCGGTGGGCTTGCTGTTGGCCCTGTTGGCCGCTTTTGCCGATCCCCTGGGCCTTGGCGGCGCCCCCGGCTTCGGCTGGAAGCAGGGGTTGGGTGTGGCCGTAGGGCTAGCCCTAGCGGTCGTAGGCTGGCGGGTCAAAGGGCGGGCCAACTCCAGCCAGGCACAGCAATGATTGGGTCCCGGGGCCGGGATTCCCAAAAGCGCAGCCCCTGACCCCCAGCGCAGGTGCTGTCAGCGATTACCTCTTTTGAGGCTGGCTGGGACGCAGCTCGATGAGCGACGGGAGGGCGCGGGGTGGGAAGCGCAGGAGGTCCAGCACCGCTTGCGCCACGTCTTCGGGGGCCAGCTTCCAGGAGGCACCGGTGGGGTTGCCGGCAAAGGTGGTGTCCACCGAGCCGGGAAGGATCGCCGCCACCCGCACCCCCAGCTGCCGCACCTCCTGCATGAGGCATTCGGAAAAAGCCACAAGCCCCGCCTTGCTGGCGCAGTACGCCGCACCGCCGGCAAAGGGGTGGCGGGCCGCCAGGGAAGCCACCTGAATGACCCAACCCTGGCTTTGCAGCAGGTGGGGCAGGGCCGCCCGGGTAAGATAAAAGGCCGCAAAGAGGTTGGTGTGCAGCTGCTCGGTGAACTCCTCCACCGTCATTGCCGCCACCGGCTTGAAAACCCCCACGCCGGCGTTGTGCACCAGCACATCCATCCGCCCACCCCAGGCCACCGCCCGGGCCACCAGCTCCTGACAGCTTTGGGGATCCCGCACATCGCAGGGAACCGCCAGCACCTCACCTGCGGTCGCCAAAGCTTGCTGCGCCGCGCCTAACGCCTGGGAGTCCCGGGCGGCAATCACCACCCGATGCCCTTCCCGCAGCAACCCCAACGCAATGGCCCTGCCAATGCCTTTG includes:
- a CDS encoding SDR family oxidoreductase, translated to MSAPVAVVTGGSKGIGRAIALGLLREGHRVVIAARDSQALGAAQQALATAGEVLAVPCDVRDPQSCQELVARAVAWGGRMDVLVHNAGVGVFKPVAAMTVEEFTEQLHTNLFAAFYLTRAALPHLLQSQGWVIQVASLAARHPFAGGAAYCASKAGLVAFSECLMQEVRQLGVRVAAILPGSVDTTFAGNPTGASWKLAPEDVAQAVLDLLRFPPRALPSLIELRPSQPQKR